The following coding sequences lie in one Chelmon rostratus isolate fCheRos1 chromosome 2, fCheRos1.pri, whole genome shotgun sequence genomic window:
- the ccdc51 gene encoding mitochondrial potassium channel isoform X1, giving the protein MRYRGAQICLWTHGSCCVSRLFVPGPLPGRFTLVRTYSAHHQPGSSPSSNPAPPDEKGGAEVVKERALAALQNAGQVGLHWGQRLAQTASSSVNYWWERYEEFVGLNEVRMAQTKVTEAEAAFMVARGMVREAHLSLEALQVRLKEVRDRLDRVSREEAHYLELATLEHKLLQEERRLRTAYENAEGSEREKFALFSACVRESHEKERTRAERTKNWSIIGSVLGALIGVMGSTYINRVRLLELKSLLLEAQKGPESLQEALKVQAGNHRSQQDELRTLIDSLRVALNDTVTQTDIILQNKQGPTPDSPTVPLSALKDLRLGSQKTVSLLESLPPQLGQLEQGLGRVEGELSEVRKLLETRPQAEPQAGQLELAKPERPERTERPDKQDQWESEAVVRHLEETQRTLGERIRTSTLYNAVFTYTATAITISAVYLLLRGTG; this is encoded by the exons ATGAG GTACAGAGGAGCTCAGATCTGTCTCTGGACTCATGGCTCGTGCTGTGTGTCCCGCCTCTTCGTTCCTGGACCTCTGCCTGGCAGATTCACCCTGGTCCGAACCTACAGTGCTCACCATCAGCCTGGCTCGTCGCCATCCTCTAACCCCGCCCCTCCCGATGAGAAAGGCGGAGCTGAGGTGGTGAAGGAGCGTGCCTTGGCTGCCTTACAG aaTGCAGGTCAGGTGGGGCTGCACTGGGGTCAGAGGCTGGCCCAGACAGCCAGCTCCTCAGTCAACTACTGGTGGGAGAGGTACGAGGAGTTTGTTGGGCTCAACGAGGTCCGCATGGCCCAGACCAAGGTCACTGAG GCTGAGGCAGCGTTCATGGTGGCCAGAGGGATGGTGCGCGAGGCTCATCTTAGCCTGGAGGCCCTGCAGGTCAGACTGAAGGAGGTCAGAGACCGGCTGGACAGAGTCTCCAGGGAGGAGGCTCACTACCTGGAGCTGGCCACGCTGGagcacaaactgctgcag GAGGAGCGTCGCCTCCGGACAGCGTATGAGAACGCAGAGGGTTCAGAGAGGGAGAAGTTCGCCTTGTTCTCAGCATGCGTCAGGGAGAGCCACGAGAAGGAGAGGACCAGAGCGGAACGCACCAAGAACTGGTCCATCATCGGCTCCGTACTCGGAGCCCTGATCGGGGTCATGGGATCGACATACATTAACCGCGTCCGCCTGCTG GAGCTGAAgagtctgctgctggaggcccAGAAGGGTCCAGAGAGCCTGCAGGAAGCCCTCAAAGTCCAGGCTGGAAACCATCGGTCCCAGCAGGACGAGCTCCGAACGCTCATCGACAGCCTCAGGGTCGCTCTGAATGACACCGTCACGCAGACGGACATCATCCTTCAGAACAAGCAAGGTCCGACCCCAGACTCACCCACGGTGCCTCTTTCAGCCTTAAAAGACCTCCGCCTTGGCAGCCAAAAGACAGTGTCCCTCTTGGAGTCCCTCCCGCCACAACTGGGACAACTGGAGCAGGGACTCGGTAGAGTTGAGGGCGAATTGTCAGAGGTGAGGAAGCTGCTGGAAACGAGACCACAGGCCGAACCACAGGCTGGTCAATTAGAGTTAGCAAAGCCAGAGAGACcagaaagaacagagagacCAGATAAACAGGACCAGTGGGAGTCTGAGGCAGTAGTGAGGCATCTGGAGGAGACCCAGAGGACACTGGGTGAAAGAATCAGGACCAGTACTCTTTATAACGCCGTGTTTACCTACACCGCCACGGCCATTACCATCTCTGCTGTCTACCTGCTGCTCAGAGGAACTGGTTAA
- the tma7 gene encoding translation machinery-associated protein 7, translating into MSGREGGKKKPLKAPKKQTKDMDDDDVAFKQKQKEEQKAMEAMRAKASGKGPLGGSGIKKSGKK; encoded by the exons ATGTCTGGAAGAGAAG GAGGCAAGAAGAAACCACTGAAGGCGCCCAAGAAACAGACCAAGGATATGGATGAC GATGATGTGGCTTTCAAGCAGAAGCAAAAGGAAGAACAGAAGGCCATGGAGGCGATGAGGGCCAAAGCTTCAGGAAAAGGACCTCTAG GTGGCAGTGGCATCAAGAAATCAGGCAAGAAGTAA
- the ccdc51 gene encoding mitochondrial potassium channel isoform X2 — protein sequence MRGAQICLWTHGSCCVSRLFVPGPLPGRFTLVRTYSAHHQPGSSPSSNPAPPDEKGGAEVVKERALAALQNAGQVGLHWGQRLAQTASSSVNYWWERYEEFVGLNEVRMAQTKVTEAEAAFMVARGMVREAHLSLEALQVRLKEVRDRLDRVSREEAHYLELATLEHKLLQEERRLRTAYENAEGSEREKFALFSACVRESHEKERTRAERTKNWSIIGSVLGALIGVMGSTYINRVRLLELKSLLLEAQKGPESLQEALKVQAGNHRSQQDELRTLIDSLRVALNDTVTQTDIILQNKQGPTPDSPTVPLSALKDLRLGSQKTVSLLESLPPQLGQLEQGLGRVEGELSEVRKLLETRPQAEPQAGQLELAKPERPERTERPDKQDQWESEAVVRHLEETQRTLGERIRTSTLYNAVFTYTATAITISAVYLLLRGTG from the exons ATGAG AGGAGCTCAGATCTGTCTCTGGACTCATGGCTCGTGCTGTGTGTCCCGCCTCTTCGTTCCTGGACCTCTGCCTGGCAGATTCACCCTGGTCCGAACCTACAGTGCTCACCATCAGCCTGGCTCGTCGCCATCCTCTAACCCCGCCCCTCCCGATGAGAAAGGCGGAGCTGAGGTGGTGAAGGAGCGTGCCTTGGCTGCCTTACAG aaTGCAGGTCAGGTGGGGCTGCACTGGGGTCAGAGGCTGGCCCAGACAGCCAGCTCCTCAGTCAACTACTGGTGGGAGAGGTACGAGGAGTTTGTTGGGCTCAACGAGGTCCGCATGGCCCAGACCAAGGTCACTGAG GCTGAGGCAGCGTTCATGGTGGCCAGAGGGATGGTGCGCGAGGCTCATCTTAGCCTGGAGGCCCTGCAGGTCAGACTGAAGGAGGTCAGAGACCGGCTGGACAGAGTCTCCAGGGAGGAGGCTCACTACCTGGAGCTGGCCACGCTGGagcacaaactgctgcag GAGGAGCGTCGCCTCCGGACAGCGTATGAGAACGCAGAGGGTTCAGAGAGGGAGAAGTTCGCCTTGTTCTCAGCATGCGTCAGGGAGAGCCACGAGAAGGAGAGGACCAGAGCGGAACGCACCAAGAACTGGTCCATCATCGGCTCCGTACTCGGAGCCCTGATCGGGGTCATGGGATCGACATACATTAACCGCGTCCGCCTGCTG GAGCTGAAgagtctgctgctggaggcccAGAAGGGTCCAGAGAGCCTGCAGGAAGCCCTCAAAGTCCAGGCTGGAAACCATCGGTCCCAGCAGGACGAGCTCCGAACGCTCATCGACAGCCTCAGGGTCGCTCTGAATGACACCGTCACGCAGACGGACATCATCCTTCAGAACAAGCAAGGTCCGACCCCAGACTCACCCACGGTGCCTCTTTCAGCCTTAAAAGACCTCCGCCTTGGCAGCCAAAAGACAGTGTCCCTCTTGGAGTCCCTCCCGCCACAACTGGGACAACTGGAGCAGGGACTCGGTAGAGTTGAGGGCGAATTGTCAGAGGTGAGGAAGCTGCTGGAAACGAGACCACAGGCCGAACCACAGGCTGGTCAATTAGAGTTAGCAAAGCCAGAGAGACcagaaagaacagagagacCAGATAAACAGGACCAGTGGGAGTCTGAGGCAGTAGTGAGGCATCTGGAGGAGACCCAGAGGACACTGGGTGAAAGAATCAGGACCAGTACTCTTTATAACGCCGTGTTTACCTACACCGCCACGGCCATTACCATCTCTGCTGTCTACCTGCTGCTCAGAGGAACTGGTTAA